A window from Sus scrofa isolate TJ Tabasco breed Duroc chromosome 2, Sscrofa11.1, whole genome shotgun sequence encodes these proteins:
- the LOC110259755 gene encoding olfactory receptor 7C2-like yields MEMRNQTRYFLLLGFTEEPDMQPLLFGLFLSMYLTTFTGNLLIILAIISDSHLHIPMYFFLSNLSFADICFSSTTIPKMLMNIQTQSQVITYAGCLSQIFFFLVFGCLDNLILAVMAYDRFVAICHPLYYTVIMNPQVCGMLALGSWCISVTGSLLDTLTLLRLSFCMNMNIPHFFCDLPEVLKLACSNTLINNTVVYFVVVVLGIFPLSGILFSYSQIFSSILRISSSRGKHKAFSTCGSHLSVVSLFYGTSLGVYLSSAATSSSRTSLVASVMYTMITPMLNPFIYSLRNRDMKGALIRLLGRVASLSDGDVAGFS; encoded by the coding sequence ATGGAAATGAGAAACCAAACAAGATACTTTCTCCTCCTGGGATTCACAGAAGAGCCAGATATGCAGCCTCTCCTCTTTGGGTTATTTCTGTCCATGTACCTGACCACATTCACTGGAAACTTGCTCATTATCTTAGCCATTATCTCAGACTCTCACCTCCATATaccaatgtacttcttcctctccaacttgTCCTTTGCTGACATCTGTTTCAGCTCCActaccatcccaaagatgctgatGAATATACAGACACAGAGCCAAGTTATCACCTATGCAGGCTGCCTCagccagatattttttttcttggtgtttggCTGCCTGGACAATTTAATCCtggctgtgatggcctatgaccgctttgtggccatctgtcaccccctgTACTATACAGTCATCATGAATCCCCAGGTGTGTGGGATGCTGGCTCTGGGGTCCTGGTGCATCAGTGTCACAGGATCCCTGCTTGATACTTTGACCCTCTTGAGGCTGTCTTTCTGCATGAACATGAACATTCCACACTTCTTTTGTGATCTTCCTGAAGTCCTGAAGCTTGCCTGTTCAAATACCCTCATCAATAACACAGTAGTATATTTTGTAGTTGTTGTCCTAggtatttttcctctctctggtaTCCTCTTTTCTTATTCTCAGATTTTCTCCTCCATCCTGAGAATTTCATCATCCAGGGGCAAGCacaaagccttttccacctgtgggtcTCACCTCTCAGTTGTTTCCTTGTTCTATGGCACAAGCCTTGGGGTCTACCTCAGTTCGGCAGCGACTTCATCCTCTAGGACAAGTCTGGTGGCCTCGGTGATGTACACCATgatcacccccatgctgaaccctttcatctacagtctgaggaacagggacatgaAGGGGGCCCTGATTAGACTCCTCGGCAGAGTAGCATCTCTCAGTGATGGGGATGTTGCAGGGTTCTCATAA